The following coding sequences lie in one Arachis ipaensis cultivar K30076 chromosome B03, Araip1.1, whole genome shotgun sequence genomic window:
- the LOC107629919 gene encoding universal stress protein PHOS34, with product MNVTNPQPPVPSSPVLSPLADSQRKIAIAVDLSDESAYAVKWAVQNYLRPGDAVILLHVRPTSVLYGADWGSDAGATAEPGEESRRKLEEDFVSFTSSKVSDLSQPLVEAEIPFSIHIVKDHDMKERLCLEVERLRLGAVIMGSRGFGAGKRSAKGRLGSVSDYCVQHCVCPVVVVRYPHDKNSNAAQDETDEVAELLPVPEEEEEYHDASDQHKGV from the exons ATGAACGTGACGAATCCACAGCCACCGGTTCCGTCGTCTCCGGTTCTGTCTCCCCTCGCTGATTCGCAGCGCAAGATTGCGATCGCTGTTGACCTAAGTGACGAGAGTGCTTATGCAGTCAAGTGGGCCGTACAGAACTACCTCCGTCCCGGTGACGCCGTCATCCTCCTGCACGTGCGCCCCACGAGCGTTCTCTATGGTGCTGACTGGGGCTCTGATGCTGGGGCTACGGCAGAGCCGGGAGAGGAGTCGCGGCGGAAGCTGGAGGAGGATTTCGTCAGCTTCACGAGCAGCAAGGTCAGTGACCTATCTCAGCCCCTTGTGGAGGCTGAAATTCCGTTCAG CATCCACATAGTGAAAGACCACGACATGAAGGAGAGGTTGTGCTTGGAAGTAGAGAGATTGAGACTGGGCGCTGTGATCATGGGGAGCCGCGGATTTGGCGCAGGCAAGAGGAGTGCTAAGGGGAGGCTTGGGAGTGTCAGCGATTATTGCGTGCAGCATTGCGTCTGTCCTGTCGTGGTTGTCAGGTATCCTCACGACAAGAATAGTAACGCCGCCCAGGATGAGACTGACGAAGTCGCAGAGTTGCTTCCTGTCCCCGAGGAGGAAGAAGAGTATCATGATGCCTCAGATCAGCATAAAG GTGTTTGA